The sequence TCGAGGGGTGGAGATCTCTCCGGCAAGTAGCCAGCCTACGGTTGCGTCAGTTAGTGGTGTCTCTAATCTCACACACATACAAGCCGCAACTCACCGGTACCAGCGAAACAAAGGGCATATACCACCACCCACATACAGATCACAGCAAGACTGGCACTTTGAGTGGCTGTTGTCTGCTCAATCACACCCATCGTTCCTATGATGACACAGAGCACGGCGGATGCTACACCTCCGTAGAGTATCAGGCTTCGTCGACCTGCACGTTCCACCAGGTAGAAGGAGACGATGTTGGCGCCTATGAGGATGCAGCTGGGTCCAATTCAGCTTGGGAGTGCGCTCAAGGGTATGTAGCTCACTTACTACACAATAACATTGGCTTGGAAGGGCTGCGGAATACCGGCTTGTTGGAAGAAGTCTGGAATCGATGTCAGCAAGGTTGCACCTAAGGATGGGATACGGCTTCACCTACATGTGGTATAGTTGAAAACGACAGAGCTGCCTACCCAATTCTGCATGGCAAGAGCACAAACACCGGCAAATGTCCGTTTCTAAGGCCGAGGGGATTAGCGATAAGCTCGTCATTAAAGAAATGTGGACTCACAAGGTTCGGTCCGACCAAGATATCTTTCCACGAAGTTTGCTTGTTGGTATGCCTggcttctttctccctctctatCTCCATAACCATGACGGCGTATTCCCTGTCCGTATCGTATCCAGAGATACCTTTGTAGATCCTGTTCAACAACTCCTTGGTAAGATCCTCTCGTCCTTGGCGAGCATAGTGCCAAGGCGATTCAGGAAGAAGTAGCGACATGATGATCCAAGGTCCCAAGACGACCCATTCGGAGTAAACTGCTTTGAGGTAGCCTTCTGGGTCGGTCTGTGAACGGAGGTCAGGACTTTTCATCCGGATTCTCGGCTCCTCACTCACAGTGTCTACGATTTGCAAAGCAATTGCAATGAACAGCTGTCCCACGGCGTACGCGGCACCGTaagtggagaggaggtaaCCACGGATCTGTGCTGGGGAGATCTCGTTCATGTACTGGTGAGGGGAAAAGTGTTGGTGAGCTAAATCTATCGAATGGACATCATGCACTCACAGAAAGCATAGTTCCTTGGGCCAAACCTCCTCCTAGACCTGTGAACAACTTCGCTGCAAGCCAATGTCGCCAGTCTTTCGCTACCATCTCGACAATTACACCCTGTGTTGCGGTCAATCAGCAAGGTCACCACAGGTCAGTATATCATGTACGTACAAGTGCATAACCCAAAGTGAGCGCGTGCATTCCGATCTTTCTACCGAATCTGTCTGATATGACACCACCGAGAAGACAGCCCACGAACTGAGCGACGTACGCGACTCCACTCCATACGGAAATGTGCTGAGCGTCCAAAGccatcccaccttctccatcgGATATGGTACCGAATTGCTTGATGAATCCAGCATTTGCCAAGAGACCACCGGGGAGCTGGAAAGGTTACTTCGATCAGCGTTTGATATATCTAAAGGAAGCCGGCAGGTCGCACTCACCGAATCCTGATAACCATTCATGACTACACTGAACGCACACATGTAACAAAACAGGGTGGGCCGCCAGAACACTCTGAGAGCTTGCATCCTTGACATACCAACGAAGGCTGATTCCTCGTGCTCTATGACATTAATTCTGTTGTTGTAGCCATCTTGCTGTTGATCATTGATCAGAACGTTGATACCATCGTCCTTTACAACATCACCTTTGGTGTCGGCCTCTGTTTGCGCGACGGGTATTTCCTCATGCGTCATTGGGGAAGCCATTTTGTTGAGTGGAATGGAAAGAGATACGAGGGAAGGTCCATGATCACGAAGCAATGTCGATTGGTTTCTGGCTATATACCTTTGAGCTAGAGACAATGTACCAAGATAGCAAGAGATAAACAGGATCCAATGATCTGGTCGCGATTACTCTTTTTGAGTCTGTTTTCAGTCTATTCCCCGGTGAATAATCTCCAGATGACCAAACTGGGTTGAAAATACTCCGTGGGAATCTGCAAACGACACCTCCTAAGCCAAATCATTCACGCATTGATACAGCATACAACGTGACTAATGTACGATACAAATCTAGAGACCGCTAATTCCCCAGCATCGAACCCAAATACTCCATGTATCCACCCATAGCCGGATCCCCCTCGAGAACAGGATATGCAAAAGGCGCATCTCCCCCAGCGACAGGCGCAGCGTGGCCTTGGGACTCCCCCTCCCGGTGGGAGGTGAACAGTCCTGCAAAATTGGGATCAGAAGGTCCACCTGCTCCACCAAGACCGCTCTGCAGCGAAGAGGACGTGGGAAAGTACGGGAAATCCATTCTGGAATTCCCAAAGAACTGCTCGAAGTCTGCCCATGCGAAGGTGTTGGCGGTAGAGGAGAGATCAGGTCGTGGAGCTGAGAATGATTCTGCCGTGCTTGGTGGCGGGCCAGTGGTGTTGGGAATATCTGACAATGTCTGATCGACCCCGGACAGTCCCATATTCCTGGCTGTAGAGCTGAGGCTGCGACCGTGATGTTAGGAGCGACTATGAGTTAAACAGGTCGACTTACCACAGCATATTGATCAATTGAAACCCGTTGTGCTTTTCGTACGTCATACAGTCTTGATTCGGGTCCCCAGCCAGTCTTAGAGCGACTCTCAGTATGAGATCTCTGCTGCCAGCATCGGGCGCTGTCAATTGAAGTATGATCGTCGCTGCGAAGACCAGAGCCGAGGTCCTTCCTATCATGTGTAAAGCTCGCTCATGACACAAAGCCCCTTCGAGCATTTGAATGGCGAGTGAAAGAAGCTCCCCGCGGGTTTCTGCTGTCCATTTCTCGGGATGGGACTGAGCTTTCGATATGCGTAGCAATCCGACCAGCCGAGATCGAAGCGACACATAGCGATAATGCCACCTGGTGAGGGAGTCTGAATGAGGCAACATCCAACGGTCCTCCCAAGCTTTCAGGAATGTCGAGATCCAGACTTTCTCGGCCTCGTAGCCGACTGGTAGGTCCGACGTCAGACGGGAAAGCCTTTCCTTGGAGTCTATCTATGGATGGAACTGTAAGGGGCTTCGTGTTGGCTCTTGATCTCTAGTACGGACTCACTTCAAACTGATACAAAGCATAATCCGCTGCGAGAATCGCCTCCGGCTCAAAAGGTCCACACCGCTTCAGCCTATCCAGTTCTATACTCGACAGCTCCGATATGTCAGGTGAGACTGATTTCCTATCTGCGATAGCTTCCCACCTGCCACGGCGTCAGTTTGTGGTCTCTCAATGACGGTATCACATACCTGCTCTCGAAAAGGATAAGGGAAACCCTCAACCTGAAGTCGTTTCTCGCCAGCGAATCACGTTCTAGCTCTTCAGCCGATCTCGAGCCAGCATGCTGCAAGCCGATCGAGGCGGTGAGGCGCGTCGCCCATCCCATCCTGGCCCATCGCTGATCATCGACCAAGCGATCTCTGCGAAGGCACCATTCGATGAAGAGCTGGAGTGATGATTCAGCTGAGCTTGTGTACGACttcactcaccatctccGCTTGCACGATCTCCGTCGACTTGGCTGCTGTTGCGCATAGCACCGACTGTAATTTCTCCGCATGCGTGTGTAGCTGGTTTGCTCTTTGACACTGTCTCGAGGTTGAGTTGGGCAATGTTGCCAGCGCAATCGCTCCGACCATAAGGATGACTGTGAATAGATACGCAGATCGCGATCTAACGTATTTTGACGTGTGTAGGGATATGTCAAGTATTGGTTTGTGCAGATGGCAATAGCGGAAGTAGCTATAAAAATTCCTCTCAGTGATTGAAAAAGGGTATGTGCGTGCTCACTTACCTATTGAAGAGCTCCGCTACCTCTTGCTCGTCGATGATGCCTTTCTGCACTGGATCCAGTCCCTCGCTGACATCTCTTTTTGTCCCGTACAGCCCATGCTGGAAGAAAGTCTGCTGATCGTGTAATGCTCGAAATAGCTCCTTATTTCCCCACTGATTCCACAGCCTTAAGTCTTCCGCCGGCAGAGTCGACTTGGGAGGCGGGAAACCGCTTTGAGAGTCCCATCCTTGCCGGGCGCATTCTGCTAGCCACAGTAGAGGGTTCTGCAGATCCCCTTCTATGGCACCAGGTCGTGACAAATGAGTGGGGAGTGTTATCTGATCCGAGCGAGAGGTTGGGAAGGACTGCTGCAGTTCGTCCAGAGCAGGGCGGCGGGACGTGACCGTGGACGTGGGCTGCTCCTGCGAGGGTGACAGCAGATCCGGGATCGCCGACGGACTGGCGCTTTGTGGTCGAGTCCAGACCAGACTCAATGGGCTCAGCGATCGATCATTCCGTGTTCTACCAGCATCTGATGTCGAATAGATTGGTGTGCGAGTGTTTAGGTTGGACATCCTGCGATGAGCTAGACGATCATCACGTTCACGTCTCACACTTTGTAATCTCTCAAGGGTTTTGCGACTGTGTACAGTGTATAAGCAAAGGTACTTGGCCGCAAGCCGCTTGCTTACTTCTTGCTGCCTTTCATACGTCCCCTTCTGGTAGGAACGCGATTGCAGTTGAGCCCCGCTTCTATGCATCTGACACAGATCGACTCCCCATCGATCTCAGACTCTTGACATCGGACTTTGGCCTGATCAAAGGGTCAGCGATCGAGCCAGATTATTCAAGGAACTAATGTCAGAACTCACAATTCGGCAACTGGCCTCGGAATAGCAGGCTGTCAGTGGGACACTTTGTCCTGATACGCGAGCAAAACTCACGCCTGGCATGCCTTCGACAGCCTCACACCGGGGTCATCCATCGTAGTCTCCATTGTAGCCTCCGTTGTGGTGTCCATGGCAAGATAAATCGCTTCTCTATGGCTGATTGGTCTTCACGGAAGAGAAACTATTCGTATCGTATTTGAAAACAAAATAGAAAGCGACCAGGTCCACCGGTGCTTTGATCACAGTCATGCGGTGTTGACAAAAAGGGTTAGCAAACCGAGGCATTCTGAAAATCCGGTGACCAGACGGGTGGAGGTTGCACAGGACTGTATGCCGAATACCGTGTAGGCTTTTTCACCTAGACTAGCGCTCGTGATGTCGCTGACTGCCCGTGGTGTGCATAAGAAGACATGCTCGATGCGATTCTTGCCCACTCAGCCATGACTTGAGCACACATACTTTACTCACCATGCCAGTAAGGACCGACGCTCCCACAATAGTAAAATTGACCGATGAAGAACGTACGACTGGTGTCCTATCCCCGTCCAGCTTGTACGACGCTGTCGCTGCGTTCCACAAGGATGGTGTGATCGTACTCGCCAATGCTATCCCTATCGACGTTGTAGACAAGCTCAATGAGCGGATGATGGTAGACACCGATCGCATCATGGCGGGAACAGTCATGGGAGTCCACTggaagtgagttgaggtGTGAGGTGTGAACCTGCTCAGTCGCTGACAGGTCATTCAGCCAAGGCATCGAATGCGGCAACATATCGCAGGTCCCTCCCCTTGTGAAAGGTGCGTTTTATCATAGTGGATCTGGCAGTTCAGCACTAACTCAACGCTCTAGGCTACCTGTTCCCAGAAATCTACGCAAACAAACCCGCGTCCACCGTCCTTACCCAACTGCTCGGACCAAGACCTGAACTTCACTACGTCCGATCCAACACATTGATAGGTCACGCTCCTGAGCGACAGGACGTCCATAGGGATATCAAAGGACGCCATCTGCCAGCTCCCACGGCCATCGCCATGAACGTTTGTCTCATCGACGCTCACGCGAAGAACGGATCCACCGAGATATGGCTGGGCACTCATCGGGAGCAGACTTTGGACGATTATGTGGGGTTGAAGTCAGGAGATGTGAAGAAGAGCGCCTTGGAGAAGAGACGACAGGTGAGGCCACCCATGCAGCCTGATCTGCCAAAGGGAAGTTTGGTATTGCGGGACTTGCGATTATGGTGGGTTCGTCCAAACTTCGGTTGATTCCTGCTGACTTCTTTGCTAGGCACGCGGGTATGCACAACGAGACGGATGATATACGGGTCATGCTTGCTCTCGTTTACACCGCTGCGTGAGTTCGCCGCTGTTGGAGCTAGACCTGTGCTTACGGATTCTCCAGGTGGTATAAAAACCCTCTTCTGCCACCCTGGCCAAAGTCGATCCAAGCGGAGATTGAATCTCTTGGTGCGATCAACAATACGTGGGTGGGCGGTACATTCTacgacgacgaggaagggaagaaggactATCTTGCTATCGAGTTTGATGGAAATTTCGGGACAAGCTTGGACGATTTGATGGAGGCGTAGCATGGAGTGTGTACGTATCTGACTACGACTGAGCCGCGTTTGTGTTTTGATGCGATATAGCATTGACAAATGCTACGTTGGCTATGCGAGAGTCTGATCCGACTGCAGACGAAAGAACAATACAATTTCCAAATATGACTGTCCGACAAAATCGGAGGCTTCTTCGCCGCCGAGATTCACGGTTGACTGGGGCTATTTTCGAGAGGACTGACGTGAATAATTCCGGTCCGAGTTCATCGCCTAAACCCGTGTGAAAGGATCCGCGTTTGATGTTCTTTATCTCTGGCTTATCGTCATCTCCTGTTGTTCAAGTATGTCACAAGACGTATCCAATTTCACTCCTCGCCATTCATCAATTCAACGATGCCGTCTAAAGTCAAAGTAGCGGCTATTCAGACATGCCCGGTGGCCTTTGACCTCGTAGCTTCCCTTGACAAATACGAAAAATTAGTCAGCGAGGTCCTACAAAAGGATAGAGCAGATCTAGTGGTACTCCCGGAAGCGTCGCTGAGCGCATACCCCAGGTTCTTAAGCTTTCAGATCGGGACTAGAACGGATGATAACAGGGAGTGGTTCAGTCGCTACGTCAAGGTGTGTGTGGTGTTTGCGACTATTTCTCAGAACCGGGCTAGGAATTGATGCTGTATTTTACTCGTAGTCCAGTGTAAAGGTACCCCTTGATGCGGTGGGAAAGGAGTGGCTCAACGATCAGCCCATATACAGCGAAGAACACGATTTCTATGGGTTTCAAAAACTGTGTTTGATATCAAAGAAACAGGGAATTGTGAGTTAGTCGCCTCTTCCACGCAAGCCCATCCTGAAATCACTTCACCAGTACCTGTCGATAGGCGTGGTCGAGCGCTCGCTGGTCGGCTCAACGTTATGGTGTACGAACCTGCTGTTTTCCCCAAGAGGCGTACTCTTGTCCAAGCACAGGAAGCTCCAACCCACCGCGGCCGAAAGAATCGTATGGTCTCAAGGTGATGCGACGAACACAGCTGCGGATGGTGGAGTGGAGGATAATTTACCTGTTGTGCAGACCAAGATAGGGAAGATTGGCGGATTGATCTGCTGGGAGAGTGAGTGCAGACCTCTCTGAAACTGATGCTGATTTCGTCATCATAGACTATATGCCCCTTGCGAGGTACCAACTATACAGGAAAGGCGtggagatgtgagtggttgtgGGACCGAAGGACGAGTTCTCTTACATGGTATCTCCAGATACACAGCCCCTACGGCAGACAGTAGGCCTACCAACTTGCCAAGTGTGCAACATATAGCTCAGGAGGGGAGGTGTTTCGTAATCTCAGGTAAGCCGGATGTGTCGAAGTAGGAGCAATGCTCATACCCTATCAAACCAGTTAATCAATACCACGCCCCGTCAGACTTCCCAGCAGACTATCCACCTTCACTGGCTTTGACCCCATCGGAGAAAGAACAAAACAAAGCTTGGTCTAGAGGTGGTTCGAGTATTGTTGGGCCTTTGGGACAAGTGCTAGTCGGTCCCTTGTGGGATCAGGAGGGTGTCATTACTGCGGAGGTGAGTATGACCTCGTAGCTGCTATCGCTGGCTGAACACCTGAGACAGCTCGATCTCGATTCGTTGCACGGTGCGAAACTAGATTTCGACGTTGCGGAGCATTACTCGAGGCACGATCTTTTGTTGGGccttctcaatcttcctGCGGCGGCAAGTGTCGAGGAGGCTTCCTGAGAGGAGAGACAATGGCTTGACTCGAAGGACATGATCCGCGAAAGAAGTTGAAGCCACCATCAAGATACCTTCCAATGGATTGCATGCATATAGTAACCTCCTCAACGATTTGCTAAGCAGATGACGGTGGAACAGGCGGTTCATACGAGTCTTGGTGgcaaaggaaggaagggggagaCGAGCGATCTTGCCGGGATTCGCTTGCATTCGGTCTCTTGAGCTCGCGTCATACCTATTCACATCTAATACATCGTAGCCCATGTCACTATcagtggaggggaaggtgtATCCAATCAGTCACATGTGATCGAAACACTCAATTTTCGATCGAATTGCCAGCTGCAGATCGGTTTGCCTTGCTGATGAAGTGCAGAAGGATCCTTGCTACTTGGAGACGACCGTCGTTTGATTGGGTGTAACTCATTGACTCTGTGTAGTTTGTCTTACCCTCGTGCTGGCTTCTTAGAATGCTTAGAGCGCTTTCCGAGCATTGATAGGAGCATTCGTGGTCGCGTATTCGTGGAATACTAGCTACTCCCCTTCTGTTGAGAGTGACTGCTGTTTGTTGACCAAACTTTCGGTGCAATTCATCTTGCATTTCGAATCCTCATTCAACTGCAAAGTTCATCCCATGTGAGTGCCGTGAATTGTCCCAGCGGAAGACCTTCATGCAGTCCCTTGGCGCCTACTGCTTGGGTAAATAGAGATGATTGAATTTGTATATTACGATTGCCTCAAATTCGGATTCATGATTCAAACGTGAACCTCACTGCCATTCCCAGTTCTATATTGGTCCCTTTGCCATTGCGCCCTATGCAGAGTCAGCCAGCAACCCTACGGTCTGGAAAAGCTAAAGGAAAAAAGCTTACTCCGTCCACCGTGATGACTTCACCAGTGATAAAGGCACTTGCCGCAGAAGCCAGGAAGACAGCTGGGCCTCGGAAGTCATCTGGCGAGCCCCAACGGTTGCCCGGGGTACCTAACAATCTGCTTTCAACGAAAGAAGGATCCTTTCGGGCTTCGGTATTGCTGTAACGGGATAATCAGATAGTCTCATTGGAATTCGAAACAAACAACAAGAAGCGCACTTACATATCCGTAGCTATGGAACCAGGAGCAATAGCGTTGACGGTGATGTTGTGTTTCGCCCATTCATTGCTCAATGCTTTTGTCAGCTGTGTGACACCCCCCTTTGCTGCGGAGTAACTGGCCACCCGGAAGCCGCCGATAAAAGAATTCAACGAAGCGACGTTGATGATCCGGCCCCTCCCAAGAGGGATCATGTGTCGCCCAGCAGCTTGACAGAGTATGAAAAGCGAGTTGAGGTTCACGTTGATTACCTACGGAAATAACTGTCTAGCCGCTCGATCGCACCCTGGGCTCACGTAATGCCAATCTTCCGTTGTGACGTCGACCGTGTCACATCTTGACAACATCCCACCGCAGTTGATCAAGATGTGTATCTCGGGTGTGAGCTCCAAAGCCTTGTCAAAGACCGTCTTGCAATCCCCAACATCGTTCAAATCGCACCCAATGATGTCCGCCTGTCCACCCGCAGCTCGGATCTCATCACGGGTGATGGTGTTGGTCAGATCACGCTGTGCGAGAACGACCCTTGCACCAGCTTGCGCAAGAGCGAGCGAGATAGCACGTCCGATGCCTGTTACGATGTGAATAATGAGTGCGTTTGACATATGTGATTGTTGACGAATCACGGCTTACCCCGAGATCCGCCAGTGATTAGGGCGTTCTGACCTTTGAGCGAGAACAAATCCAGGACGGGCACTGAAGGCGTATCGGCGAGAGCATTCATCGTGGGGTTCGACGGGTTGTATGCGGTTCAGCATTGCGATGGAGAGACTTGAAATGGCCTTCGGAAGTGTGATAGATGTCAGCTACCAATGTAGTGATGAGTAATCCTCGAGTTCGGCCCGGCTCATAGTCACAAGGGGAAGGCTCATGATCACGAGGCGAACGATAGATAGAGCGGCCCGTCACACGTGAGCGGGCCGACAAACATCTCTTATCATAgacatgcatatatatatatatatgtatatgtaaTATACACATATGCACCTGTCTGTATCCGGATTCGCCTTTCCTTGGCTCCGTGATCTGTCTCACGTACTCGCAATCATGAGGGACGGCAAACGCTCAGTGCTGGTCATCAACGGACCtaatctcaatctccttgGTGTTCGAGAGCCACACAGTAAGTGAACTACCTCAAGCACAAGCTAATACCTCAATCTCAAGTGCGAGCTAATACCTCCTTTCAGTTTATGGCTCAGAGACACTCGAGGATGTGATCAACGCTGGAAAGGCTCAGGCCGAAGCTGCAGGAGCGCACATTGACTTCTTCCAAAGGCACGTGGTGATCGATAGTTCTTGAGCCGTAGCTAGCTGACAGAATCGTCGACAGCAATTGGGAAGGAGCCGTTGTTGACCGGATCCAAGCCGCTAGGACTGATGGTACCGACAGTATCATTCTGAACCCTGGAGGCTGGACCCATTATTCGATCGCGATCCGAGATGCTCTGCTCGGCGTCGCCGTCCCTTTCATCGAGGTGAATCAAAGCTGATCGTGTTCGACCTTATGTTCGACTTACCGATGCTGACACGATGAATATAGCTACATGTGGCCAACATCCATGCGAGGGAAGAATGGCGACACCACTCCGTGTTCCACGACAAAGCCACCTGTGTTATTGTGAGTTGACGACCGTTTTGAACGCTCTGCTGATGACATCAGATGGGATGTGGTGTTAAGGGATACGAATTCGCCATCAACATGGTTTTGAACCACGAGAAGAAGTTCCCGGCGAAGGAATCTGTGTGAAGCTAGCAGCTTTACTTGCATCATGCACCTTGCTCTGTCACCTCAATCCATCGTGCATTCAGATTTACAAAAAGCATTTCACTGCGAAGATGAATTAATTCGAGCACTCCGCTGAGCGGAAGAACTAACGCGAGTACGAATTTCACCGAGAAGAACGCGATCCTCGCCGATACTGAACACCAAAATTGCAGACCTAAACGCGGTGGGCTCGTGGGGTCGCCTCTTCCATGTGCACCGTTTCGTGCTTATGATCGCCGTCGTGGGTGTCATCAAAGTATTTCTCAGGTCCGACAGCGAATGCTGGCGCCTCTTCCTCGTAATGCGATGAGTGTTGCTCCAGGCCGAACAGACAAAGCAGAATGAGTACACCCGCAGCGGCCTGGCCATCGTGACACAAAAACTTGTCAGCTCACAAATGGGTCACGCTGCCAGAATATGAACCCACGCCAATGAGAATGGCAGAAACACGGCCATATTCTGGGAGGCCTGTCTTCGGATCCTTGAGACGCTCGCCCGCAGTCGCCTCGATCTGAGCACTAGCGCTAGCGACCATATTTCCGACCTGATAGGCGACACCTGGCCACATGGCACGGAAAGCAGGAGGCGAGATCTCGCTCAAGTAAACGGGGACGATGCCATAAGCACTGGGTTGAGCAAACGATTAGCACAGAGTACCCCTATCTCCCAATGCACGGCTTACCCCTGAACCCCGAATTGCACGAAAAAACCTCCGGCCGCCAGCCCGGAGAACGTATCAGGGATCAGCCAGAGCGGGATCATGCAGCCCATGAACAGAGCAAAAGCAATCATGGTGAGTCGTCGACCCAGGAATTGAGATATCCAACCACCCAAGAAACATCCACAGATGGAACCGACCTAGGCAGTGTCATTAGCGTTTGAGACGCAATGCTCCCTCAGCCCACTTacattgctgatgatggtgatgacggtCGACTGATGAGCCGAGAGCCCCTTTGACTTTTGCAAGTAGGTTGGGTACAAGTCTTGAGATCCGTGGGAATAAAAGTTGAAAGCACTCATGAATAGAATGCCGTACACACATCGGACCCAGTGTCGGCGAGCCATACGACCGACCTCCCTGAGGAATAGCGTGTTCTTCCTTGACTCGGTAGTCTCCACACCGGAAGCTTTTTGCAGTCGCTTTTGCTCGGCGAACCATGTGCTCTCTGGCAGGACCAGACGGAATACAGCAGCAAAGGTACTGAAAGCGGCACCCGCGTAAAATAGGTTTCTCCAGCCGGTGACAGCAGCCACGTGTTTGTTCAAGTTGATACAAGCGATAACGAGGTAGCCAGTTCTGTAACAGAACGGGGTTTTTAGCCTTGCGAGGAAGCTTCTTCCTTGTTCGACTCACGGATAACCGAGTTGGATCAAGCCACTAAACAGCCCACGGCATTCAACGGGCATGTTCTCGAGAGCGAGAGAGACAGCCATTCCCCAAGGTCCCTGGGGGAGACATGTCAGCAATTGTCATGTTCGATACTGCCACACTTGGCATCACTCACACCCATGAGACAGCCGAACAATGCTCGGACACCGAGGAACTGCTTGAAGGTCTTGATAAACCCGGTTCCAAGCGAGACTATAgccaacaacaacagatTCGCTATCAAGGGCCATTTACTGTCAAGAAACGAATCGGTGTCAGCGTATCAGCCAATCCTGCCTCCCGCTCAACGCACCGTCCGTACCGATCGGAAAGCAAGCCG comes from Kwoniella bestiolae CBS 10118 chromosome 1, complete sequence and encodes:
- a CDS encoding 3-dehydroquinate dehydratase, type II; this encodes MRDGKRSVLVINGPNLNLLGVREPHIYGSETLEDVINAGKAQAEAAGAHIDFFQSNWEGAVVDRIQAARTDGTDSIILNPGGWTHYSIAIRDALLGVAVPFIELHVANIHAREEWRHHSVFHDKATCVIMGCGVKGYEFAINMVLNHEKKFPAKESV